One part of the Lentisphaera araneosa HTCC2155 genome encodes these proteins:
- a CDS encoding phospholipase D family protein → MHKFNKSFLRLCLILFALSSLMSCRGLKATHNEFEAALKPTKGGIWTELNFKRDHSYFMPLNNHFESLKWRLRALASAESSIDLQIFLWKKDHSGKLFMSEVLAAADRGVKVRMLIDDTFTIKQDQVLSDINHHPNIEVRIYNPFKRRYNSFSMRFLMNVTEFSRIDHRMHNKVLIVDNHVTIMGGRNLGDEYFGLHAEANFRDMDLLANGNISPFLSTVFDIYWANPWSFPVEKILRKNPKQREIETHPQTPFFPLKENHQERVIAWRRFKELATPAEYTVLYDLPMEANKKNRMDDNMTLDIYKLISDAKERVDIISPYFIPTPDLEDAIFDAEQRGVEVRILTNSLQSNNHTIAHSFYRKHMERYVNSGADLHEYRAWARDRNLFMYPPSENKILGLHAKILLIDDDLSLIGSANLDPRSLNINAELGILLKSEELCSQLRQLLEVDFSTRNSWKVEYNQEGKLIWQGNDKTLHQQPRNSRLQLFEAWFLGLLPVEDKI, encoded by the coding sequence ATGCACAAGTTTAACAAATCCTTTCTACGTCTCTGCTTAATTCTGTTCGCGTTAAGTTCACTCATGTCGTGTCGTGGCCTCAAAGCAACTCACAACGAGTTTGAAGCGGCACTCAAACCCACAAAAGGTGGCATTTGGACTGAGCTAAATTTTAAACGTGACCATAGCTACTTCATGCCTCTCAATAATCACTTTGAGTCTTTAAAGTGGCGTTTACGAGCTTTAGCCTCCGCCGAATCATCTATTGATCTGCAAATCTTTTTATGGAAAAAAGATCATTCCGGAAAACTCTTCATGTCAGAAGTTCTCGCTGCAGCTGATCGCGGTGTCAAAGTTCGCATGCTCATTGACGACACCTTCACGATCAAGCAAGATCAGGTCCTTAGTGACATCAACCACCACCCCAATATTGAGGTGCGCATCTACAATCCCTTCAAACGACGTTACAACAGCTTTAGTATGCGCTTTTTGATGAATGTCACCGAGTTTTCCCGCATAGATCATCGTATGCACAATAAGGTCCTGATTGTCGATAATCACGTCACCATCATGGGTGGGCGCAACCTTGGAGATGAATACTTTGGCTTACATGCTGAAGCCAATTTTCGAGATATGGATTTGTTAGCTAACGGTAATATCAGCCCCTTTCTCAGTACAGTCTTTGACATCTATTGGGCCAACCCTTGGTCATTCCCAGTCGAAAAAATACTACGGAAAAACCCTAAACAGCGCGAAATTGAAACCCATCCGCAAACGCCTTTTTTTCCTTTAAAAGAGAATCACCAAGAGCGAGTCATCGCATGGAGACGATTTAAAGAGCTGGCCACTCCAGCTGAATACACTGTACTCTATGATTTACCCATGGAAGCCAATAAAAAAAATCGCATGGATGACAACATGACTCTCGACATTTATAAACTTATTTCCGATGCAAAAGAGCGAGTAGATATCATCAGTCCATACTTCATTCCCACTCCTGATCTCGAGGACGCGATTTTTGATGCCGAGCAGCGGGGTGTTGAAGTTCGTATCCTGACAAATTCCTTACAGTCAAATAACCATACTATTGCTCATAGTTTTTATAGAAAACACATGGAACGCTACGTCAATAGTGGTGCCGATCTCCACGAATATCGCGCTTGGGCAAGGGATCGCAATCTATTTATGTACCCACCAAGCGAAAACAAAATCTTGGGCCTTCACGCAAAAATACTTTTGATTGATGATGATTTAAGCTTGATTGGTAGTGCCAACCTCGACCCGCGCTCACTCAACATAAATGCTGAGCTTGGCATTTTATTAAAGAGTGAAGAACTCTGCTCTCAACTACGCCAATTATTAGAAGTGGATTTCAGCACCCGCAATTCATGGAAAGTCGAATACAACCAAGAAGGAAAGCTTATCTGGCAGGGCAATGATAAGACGCTTCACCAACAACCTCGAAACTCGAGACTTCAACTTTTTGAAGCCTGGTTTCTCGGTTTACTCCCCGTAGAGGATAAGATTTAA
- a CDS encoding IS701 family transposase — MGFLDNFKAVFKTQTHDSNELASMYTGGLFTSEKGNIERIEESVPAVNYEQLRQFISKSPWCHNQLMTEIALRANRKLKDYSNKSELPIGFYIDESSFVKKGMHSVGVSRQWLGCRGKVDNGQVAVFSSLGCGAYNSLIDCRLFLPECWTEDKERCNRAGIPEDEQEFKTKIELAIESVMEARTQGIVYDFIAVDALYGSSFKFINRLDQLGEVVMGRMRNSIHVYLEEPLFQLPERESNKGRKPTKLRAQTLSVTVKSIAESIKENLWEDIDIRSTTKGILKVQAFQKKCAA, encoded by the coding sequence TTGGGTTTTCTAGATAATTTCAAAGCTGTATTTAAGACACAAACTCATGATTCAAATGAACTTGCGTCTATGTATACAGGAGGTTTATTTACCTCCGAGAAAGGTAATATAGAGCGTATCGAAGAAAGCGTCCCCGCCGTAAATTATGAACAACTTCGTCAATTCATCTCTAAATCACCGTGGTGTCACAATCAGCTCATGACTGAAATAGCTTTGAGGGCTAATCGTAAACTGAAGGACTACTCCAACAAAAGCGAACTGCCAATAGGTTTTTATATCGACGAAAGTTCATTCGTCAAAAAAGGTATGCACTCTGTTGGCGTATCACGTCAATGGCTCGGGTGTCGGGGTAAAGTAGACAATGGACAAGTTGCGGTTTTTTCATCCTTGGGGTGCGGAGCATATAACAGTTTGATTGACTGCCGGTTATTCCTCCCTGAGTGCTGGACCGAAGATAAAGAACGCTGTAATCGTGCTGGGATTCCCGAAGATGAACAAGAATTCAAAACGAAAATTGAACTCGCAATAGAAAGCGTTATGGAAGCCCGAACGCAAGGTATTGTATATGATTTCATTGCAGTTGATGCACTTTATGGGAGTAGCTTTAAATTCATCAATAGACTCGATCAATTAGGGGAAGTTGTCATGGGGCGAATGCGTAATAGTATTCACGTTTATCTTGAGGAGCCTTTGTTTCAACTCCCTGAGCGAGAGTCTAATAAGGGACGTAAGCCCACAAAACTACGGGCACAAACTTTGAGTGTGACAGTAAAAAGTATCGCCGAATCCATTAAAGAAAATCTTTGGGAAGATATTGACATTAGAAGTACAACCAAAGGCATATTAAAGGTTCAGGCATTCCAAAAAAAGTGTGCTGCATGA
- a CDS encoding 3-phosphoglycerate dehydrogenase family protein, protein MSQKVLIPTKLSTAAKDILEGNGFTVVQEAGVDLVELAKAHPDTEGMIVRSEKLTPEVIDLFPNLKAVVRAGAGYNTIDIQYARSKDITVMNTPGANSNAVAEEAVGMMISCARFFIEGDRSTRAGEWKKAQLQGFELTGKTVGIAGFGNIGQLLAKRLSGFEVDILVYDPFVSEDKLAEFGAKNVSLEELFAGSDFISLHMPATKETANVISTDLLTSMKDGAVLVNCARYEILDEAALREVKKTKTIYYANDVYPKDAAGDKTIADVSDIMLPHLGASSIEANTNAAVMAANQVSNYLGKGISVFAVNKVLPDGLSPEYQELAYSVAKVAKAWMGDSQPYEINISLYGELKQFDKFLVPAIVAGASANDKVVNAEKASEILESHGIKLDVREVDDSKNYGESITVDLIKSTNGKLERLSVRGTVAEGNIIISRIDDFDKLYYAADGFSTVFIYNDRPGVLADITQILASESINIEDLRSPHNTEKKRSIAIVKTNSEVSNEVINKINSKIDSEAAFQVSL, encoded by the coding sequence ATGTCACAAAAAGTTTTAATCCCTACTAAGCTTTCTACAGCTGCAAAGGATATCCTCGAAGGCAACGGTTTTACCGTTGTACAAGAAGCTGGCGTCGATCTCGTTGAACTAGCAAAAGCTCACCCTGATACTGAAGGCATGATCGTTCGTTCTGAGAAGCTCACTCCTGAAGTCATCGACCTTTTCCCAAATCTTAAAGCTGTTGTACGTGCTGGTGCTGGTTACAACACAATTGATATCCAGTACGCTCGCAGTAAAGACATCACTGTCATGAACACTCCTGGTGCTAACTCAAACGCTGTGGCTGAAGAAGCAGTTGGCATGATGATTTCTTGCGCTCGATTCTTCATCGAAGGTGACCGTTCAACTCGCGCTGGCGAATGGAAGAAAGCTCAACTCCAAGGTTTCGAACTTACAGGCAAGACTGTTGGTATCGCTGGTTTTGGTAACATTGGTCAACTCCTCGCAAAACGTCTTAGTGGTTTCGAAGTCGACATCCTAGTTTATGACCCCTTCGTATCTGAAGATAAGCTTGCTGAATTCGGCGCTAAAAATGTCAGCCTCGAAGAACTCTTCGCTGGTTCTGACTTCATCTCTCTCCACATGCCTGCAACTAAAGAAACGGCTAACGTTATTAGCACGGATCTTCTTACGAGCATGAAAGACGGTGCGGTTCTCGTTAACTGTGCACGTTACGAAATTCTTGACGAAGCGGCTCTCCGTGAAGTTAAGAAAACAAAAACTATCTACTACGCAAACGATGTTTATCCTAAAGATGCGGCTGGCGACAAAACAATTGCCGACGTTTCAGACATCATGCTTCCTCACTTGGGTGCTTCTTCAATCGAAGCTAACACCAACGCAGCTGTTATGGCCGCTAACCAAGTTTCTAACTACCTCGGTAAAGGCATCAGCGTTTTTGCAGTGAACAAAGTTCTTCCAGACGGTCTCTCTCCCGAGTACCAAGAACTCGCTTACTCAGTGGCTAAAGTTGCTAAAGCTTGGATGGGTGATAGCCAACCATACGAAATCAACATCTCTCTCTATGGTGAGCTCAAGCAATTCGATAAGTTCCTCGTTCCTGCCATTGTTGCGGGTGCTTCTGCTAACGACAAAGTTGTTAACGCTGAAAAAGCTTCAGAAATCCTCGAATCTCACGGCATTAAACTCGACGTTCGCGAAGTTGATGACTCAAAAAATTACGGCGAGTCAATCACTGTTGACCTCATCAAAAGCACTAACGGTAAGCTCGAACGCCTAAGTGTTCGCGGTACTGTTGCAGAAGGTAACATCATCATTTCTCGTATCGATGACTTCGACAAACTTTACTATGCAGCTGATGGTTTCAGCACTGTGTTCATCTACAATGACCGCCCCGGCGTTCTTGCAGACATCACACAAATCCTTGCTAGTGAATCTATCAACATCGAAGATTTGCGTTCACCGCACAATACTGAAAAGAAACGTTCAATTGCCATTGTTAAAACAAATAGCGAAGTGAGCAATGAAGTTATCAATAAAATCAACAGTAAAATCGACAGCGAAGCAGCTTTCCAAGTTAGCCTCTAA
- a CDS encoding ABC-F family ATP-binding cassette domain-containing protein, translating to MIAVSNLSIRFGKRTLFEEVSVKFSPGCRYGLIGANGVGKSTFMKILAGELDSSTGQVSIDSGCRMSFLRQDHYKYDDFKVLDTVFTGNDELWQLHQKRDNLYDQSDNGTISDEDADYLYGDLEAEYGEKGGYTMEGDASKLLSGLGIPAEEHHRKMNEISGGLKLRVLLAQALFGDPDILLLDEPTNHLDMDTIEWLENFLKRHEGTVIVISHDRHFLNSVCTNIADLDYQAMRLFTGNYDDFMIANQIQLDRQQRENDKKEKRADELKTFISRFGANASKAKQATARQKELDRLQIEKFKPSSRVAPYIRFEAKTKIGAKVIHAEKLCKSYDKPLFTDFNIHMNNDEKIAIIGTNGVGKTTLLRTLLGKEQADSGNLEIGQTIELSYFPQDSQEVLDENMKAIDWLGKFAPEEGITETELRSAMGRMLFKGEDSLKPINVLSGGERARLIVASMLLEGGNFIVLDEPTNHLDLEAIESLNYALTLISDPVIFVSHDREFVNSLATRIIELHGDGTYTDYPGNFEEYEAWKNSQKKK from the coding sequence ATGATCGCTGTATCCAACCTTTCTATCCGCTTCGGGAAGCGCACACTTTTCGAAGAAGTGTCCGTCAAATTTTCACCTGGCTGCCGTTATGGTCTAATTGGTGCCAATGGTGTAGGTAAATCTACTTTTATGAAAATCCTCGCGGGCGAACTCGATTCCTCTACGGGTCAAGTCTCAATTGACTCGGGTTGCCGTATGTCTTTCCTCCGTCAGGATCACTACAAATACGATGACTTTAAAGTGCTCGACACAGTTTTCACTGGTAATGATGAGCTTTGGCAACTTCACCAAAAACGCGATAATCTCTATGACCAAAGTGATAATGGCACAATTAGTGACGAAGATGCCGACTACCTCTACGGTGACCTAGAAGCCGAGTACGGCGAAAAAGGCGGTTACACCATGGAAGGTGATGCATCCAAACTTCTCTCTGGTCTCGGTATCCCCGCAGAAGAACACCACCGTAAGATGAACGAGATTTCTGGTGGCCTCAAACTTCGTGTTCTCCTAGCTCAAGCACTTTTCGGTGATCCCGATATCCTCTTACTGGATGAACCGACCAACCACCTTGATATGGATACCATCGAATGGCTCGAGAACTTCCTCAAGCGTCATGAAGGTACAGTCATTGTTATCTCTCACGACCGTCACTTCCTTAATAGTGTTTGTACCAATATTGCCGACTTGGACTACCAAGCCATGCGCCTGTTCACGGGTAACTACGACGATTTCATGATTGCTAACCAAATCCAACTGGATCGTCAGCAAAGAGAAAACGACAAGAAAGAGAAACGCGCCGACGAACTCAAAACATTTATTTCGCGCTTCGGTGCCAATGCTTCAAAAGCAAAGCAAGCAACTGCTCGTCAGAAAGAACTAGATCGTCTCCAAATCGAAAAATTTAAGCCTTCGAGCCGCGTCGCTCCCTACATCCGTTTCGAAGCTAAAACCAAGATCGGTGCCAAAGTTATTCACGCTGAAAAACTCTGTAAGAGCTACGACAAACCACTTTTCACAGATTTTAACATCCACATGAATAACGATGAAAAAATCGCTATCATTGGTACCAACGGCGTCGGTAAAACAACTTTACTCAGAACACTTTTAGGCAAAGAACAAGCCGACTCTGGAAACCTTGAAATTGGTCAAACGATTGAACTTTCTTACTTCCCTCAGGATTCCCAAGAAGTTCTCGATGAAAATATGAAAGCCATTGACTGGCTCGGTAAATTTGCTCCGGAAGAAGGTATTACCGAGACTGAACTACGCTCGGCAATGGGTCGCATGCTTTTCAAAGGCGAAGACTCACTCAAACCAATCAATGTTCTCTCTGGTGGCGAACGCGCCCGTTTGATCGTTGCTTCTATGTTGCTCGAAGGCGGTAACTTCATCGTTCTGGATGAACCGACTAACCACCTCGACCTCGAAGCCATTGAATCTCTCAACTATGCTTTAACACTCATTTCTGATCCTGTCATTTTCGTCAGTCATGACCGTGAGTTCGTTAATTCTTTAGCTACGCGTATCATTGAATTGCACGGCGATGGCACTTACACCGATTACCCGGGCAACTTCGAGGAGTACGAAGCGTGGAAGAACAGCCAAAAGAAGAAATAG
- a CDS encoding ankyrin repeat domain-containing protein yields MKALKRQDIMASLLVAGADPNKVNDAGQTPLDISVSAGDLDSVRYLLGGGAQVVHQQYSAELHSAVKSSMRSGNLTSLKNLLKKTPQLINYRQKNGYGLMHLAAEAGSDNIIEYLSALGMPLNTRSHTGDTPVHVAVHSGRIRTLECLMSCGANIEIPNEEGNTPLHIAWTMPKMVKMLIMAGANTEYANLVGAMPIHLASKKGALEAVEQLIACGVNIKSHDFDGRRAIHVAIHYPRVMEFLVKQEAEIDAKDFYGESPLHVAVQELCFESVKILLEAGADSSMQNHHGDTPLHFATLKGDLKVVEVLLEHGSNPDIANIRGYTPLHSVALSALRDKNAP; encoded by the coding sequence ATGAAAGCCTTAAAAAGACAAGACATCATGGCCTCGCTTCTCGTCGCGGGAGCTGACCCCAATAAAGTCAATGATGCGGGTCAGACGCCTTTAGATATTTCAGTATCTGCAGGCGACCTTGATAGTGTAAGATATCTTTTAGGAGGAGGAGCTCAAGTCGTTCACCAACAATATTCAGCTGAGCTTCATAGCGCAGTAAAATCGAGTATGCGTTCGGGAAATTTAACGAGCTTGAAAAATTTACTTAAGAAAACACCACAGTTGATCAACTATAGACAAAAAAATGGCTATGGTTTGATGCATTTGGCAGCGGAAGCTGGCTCCGATAATATTATTGAATATCTATCAGCGCTTGGTATGCCGCTGAATACTCGCAGTCATACGGGAGATACACCTGTTCATGTGGCTGTTCATAGTGGTCGCATTCGTACATTAGAATGCTTGATGTCTTGTGGTGCTAATATTGAGATTCCCAACGAGGAAGGCAACACCCCTCTGCATATTGCTTGGACAATGCCGAAGATGGTGAAGATGTTAATTATGGCGGGAGCCAACACTGAGTATGCTAATTTAGTTGGTGCAATGCCGATTCATCTGGCGTCGAAGAAAGGTGCACTTGAAGCTGTTGAGCAACTCATTGCTTGTGGAGTTAATATCAAATCCCATGACTTTGATGGTCGGCGTGCGATACACGTGGCGATTCACTACCCCAGAGTGATGGAGTTTTTAGTGAAGCAAGAAGCGGAAATTGACGCCAAAGACTTTTATGGCGAATCACCTTTGCATGTGGCAGTTCAAGAATTGTGCTTTGAGTCAGTGAAAATCTTATTAGAAGCTGGAGCTGACTCGTCAATGCAGAATCACCATGGCGATACTCCCCTTCATTTTGCCACCCTTAAAGGCGACCTGAAAGTAGTGGAAGTTCTATTAGAGCATGGCTCAAATCCAGATATTGCGAATATTCGCGGATACACCCCACTTCATTCAGTTGCCTTAAGTGCCCTAAGAGATAAAAACGCGCCTTAA
- a CDS encoding DMT family transporter, protein MPPIVKVILASILWGASGVYVKEADNMPVLAMAFFRSLIPSLFIYIFLKTRKAPQKILRKNHKWMLLSSSLNSARTVLFFISFAYTTIGNAQITLYSWPIWAAILAYFFMKEQLSLTQVSLLCLTFIGLIFIFIQNELSFDDHNFIGIAAMALSAFLHSCSVIIFKKYGEEYRSEEIVFYQNAMTPLLLFAFCIPLFPELSTKQVIIASSFGFINGIIAFSLFFSALKQMKTASAAQITYIEPLCGLLWGYFLYQEQINLMQIIGGSLILGSTFALSSLQKKEA, encoded by the coding sequence ATGCCACCTATCGTCAAAGTTATTCTAGCCTCAATTCTGTGGGGTGCCTCAGGCGTCTACGTTAAAGAGGCTGATAATATGCCCGTTCTGGCGATGGCGTTTTTTCGTTCCTTGATCCCTAGTCTTTTTATCTACATATTTTTAAAGACACGCAAAGCTCCCCAAAAGATCCTACGAAAAAATCATAAATGGATGCTTTTATCCTCCAGTCTCAATAGTGCGAGGACCGTGCTTTTCTTTATTAGCTTTGCTTACACGACCATTGGCAATGCCCAAATCACTTTATATAGCTGGCCAATTTGGGCCGCTATTTTGGCTTACTTCTTTATGAAAGAGCAACTTTCCTTAACACAAGTGAGCCTGCTCTGCCTCACCTTCATTGGGCTCATCTTTATTTTTATTCAAAACGAATTGAGCTTCGATGACCATAACTTCATTGGTATTGCCGCCATGGCTCTGAGTGCTTTTTTACATAGCTGTTCGGTAATCATTTTTAAAAAATATGGCGAGGAATACAGGAGTGAGGAAATTGTCTTCTACCAAAATGCCATGACGCCCCTATTACTTTTTGCCTTCTGCATTCCCCTCTTTCCAGAACTCAGCACTAAGCAAGTCATCATTGCCTCGTCATTTGGTTTCATAAATGGAATTATTGCGTTTTCGCTTTTCTTTTCTGCGCTCAAACAAATGAAAACTGCAAGTGCCGCTCAAATCACTTATATTGAGCCACTCTGTGGTTTATTATGGGGATACTTTCTCTATCAAGAGCAAATCAATCTCATGCAAATTATTGGGGGCTCACTAATCTTGGGCTCCACTTTTGCTCTTTCTTCTCTCCAGAAGAAAGAGGCTTAA
- a CDS encoding GxxExxY protein has protein sequence MSSYLGKYFSRRRKDAKFKKEEFLERNMDLEILGKEIVDSAYKVHTELGPGLLESVYEVSLAYELAKRGRKVQRQVPMKIKYEDIYFDEGFRADLIVNDLVIIELKSVEKVHLVYKKQLLTYLKLTDKNLGFLINFGEVLIKNGITRIVNNYRE, from the coding sequence ATGTCTAGTTATTTAGGAAAATATTTCTCGCGAAGGCGCAAAGACGCCAAGTTTAAGAAGGAAGAATTTTTGGAGAGAAATATGGACTTAGAGATTTTAGGCAAAGAGATTGTTGATTCGGCGTACAAAGTTCACACTGAACTAGGGCCGGGTTTATTAGAGTCGGTTTATGAAGTGAGTTTAGCTTATGAACTAGCGAAACGTGGTCGCAAAGTTCAGAGGCAGGTGCCCATGAAAATTAAATATGAAGACATCTATTTTGATGAAGGCTTTAGAGCCGATTTAATTGTCAATGACTTGGTGATCATTGAGTTGAAATCAGTTGAGAAAGTTCATCTCGTGTATAAAAAGCAGTTGTTGACCTACTTAAAATTAACCGATAAGAATTTAGGTTTTTTGATTAACTTTGGTGAGGTACTTATAAAAAATGGTATTACCCGAATTGTCAATAATTATCGTGAATGA
- a CDS encoding arylsulfatase: MNKLVFLCIFALSPFLLAQAKPNIIIVMTDDQGYGDLSCHGNPILKTPQIDEFYKDALRLTNYHVDPTCAPTRSALMTGRYSARVGVWHTVQGRHLMREREITMANILKDNGYATGIFGKWHLGDAYPYRPEDRGFTHVVTHGAGGVGQVPDYWGNDYFNDTYYVNGEFVKFEGFCTDVWFDEAKKFMKTQISKKKPFFTFITPNAPHGPMRAPQKYLDMYNQTKVKGTKLEAFFGMITNIDDNFGELREFLKDEGVADNTLLIFTTDNGSSSGIGVYNAGMTGAKNSNFDGGHRVPFIFTWPKGNLMGGRDIDQLTAHMDILPSFIEMFGLKAPKIDFDGTSLEKIIKGDQTALRDRVLLVESQRVKDPEKWRNTAVMSDQWRLLNAKQLYNIRKDPAQKNDVSSQHPEVKQRLLAAYDKRWEDLSSEHHIFSPLVIGAKEENPVTLTSHDQMVEKGLPKWNQPSVKGNSNHLAPWVVRVDSAGVYEISVRRWAAEADKGINEKYEANKAMGVVKAFIKVDDIDLEKVIPDGAKEVTFKVKLKAGQKELFTGFVDAKGKRQSSFYAYVLNKTIAAGETKGWQTREGLGLPLAAPITIDFPEQNLIFDKIRYPKKN; this comes from the coding sequence ATGAACAAACTCGTTTTCTTATGTATTTTTGCCTTAAGCCCTTTCTTGCTTGCACAAGCTAAACCCAATATCATCATTGTGATGACTGATGACCAAGGTTATGGTGATTTGAGTTGTCACGGCAACCCCATTTTGAAAACCCCGCAAATTGACGAGTTTTACAAAGACGCTCTACGTTTAACAAATTATCACGTCGATCCCACCTGTGCGCCGACCCGTTCAGCTTTAATGACTGGTCGTTATTCTGCTCGAGTGGGCGTTTGGCACACGGTTCAAGGTCGTCATTTAATGCGTGAGCGTGAAATCACAATGGCCAATATTTTGAAAGACAACGGTTATGCGACGGGCATTTTTGGTAAATGGCATTTGGGTGATGCTTACCCCTATCGCCCAGAAGATCGTGGTTTTACTCATGTGGTGACTCACGGTGCTGGTGGTGTGGGTCAAGTTCCCGATTACTGGGGCAATGATTACTTTAATGATACTTATTATGTGAATGGTGAGTTCGTTAAATTTGAAGGTTTCTGTACCGACGTTTGGTTCGACGAAGCTAAGAAATTCATGAAAACTCAGATATCTAAGAAAAAGCCATTTTTTACTTTTATCACTCCCAACGCTCCCCATGGCCCCATGCGCGCTCCGCAAAAATACTTGGATATGTATAATCAGACGAAAGTGAAAGGCACTAAGCTCGAAGCGTTTTTCGGTATGATCACAAATATCGATGATAACTTTGGCGAACTCCGCGAATTCTTAAAGGATGAAGGCGTCGCAGATAATACTTTATTGATTTTTACCACAGATAACGGATCTTCATCTGGCATAGGCGTTTACAACGCGGGAATGACAGGCGCCAAAAATAGTAACTTTGATGGCGGCCACAGAGTTCCTTTCATTTTTACTTGGCCTAAAGGAAATTTAATGGGCGGACGTGATATCGATCAACTAACTGCGCACATGGATATTCTCCCTAGTTTTATTGAGATGTTTGGCCTGAAAGCACCAAAAATTGATTTTGATGGAACGAGTTTAGAGAAAATCATCAAGGGTGATCAAACGGCCTTACGTGATCGCGTACTTCTCGTTGAGTCACAACGCGTGAAAGATCCAGAGAAATGGCGCAATACTGCAGTAATGAGCGATCAATGGCGTTTATTAAATGCCAAGCAGCTTTATAACATTCGAAAAGATCCAGCACAAAAGAATGACGTTTCTAGTCAGCACCCCGAAGTGAAGCAGCGCCTCTTAGCGGCCTATGATAAACGTTGGGAAGACCTTTCTTCTGAACACCATATTTTCAGTCCCTTAGTGATCGGCGCCAAAGAAGAGAATCCTGTAACTTTAACGTCTCATGACCAAATGGTCGAAAAGGGCTTACCAAAATGGAATCAACCGAGTGTAAAAGGCAACAGCAATCATTTGGCACCATGGGTTGTTCGTGTTGATAGCGCGGGTGTTTACGAAATTTCTGTTCGTCGTTGGGCTGCTGAAGCAGACAAAGGCATTAACGAAAAGTATGAAGCTAATAAAGCAATGGGTGTGGTAAAAGCCTTTATTAAAGTTGATGATATTGATCTTGAAAAAGTGATTCCTGACGGCGCTAAAGAAGTCACTTTTAAAGTGAAGTTAAAAGCGGGACAAAAAGAACTTTTCACCGGCTTTGTGGATGCCAAAGGCAAACGTCAATCAAGCTTTTACGCTTATGTTTTGAATAAAACAATTGCAGCAGGTGAGACCAAAGGCTGGCAGACGCGTGAAGGCTTAGGTTTGCCTTTAGCCGCTCCGATTACTATTGACTTCCCAGAACAAAATTTAATTTTTGATAAGATTAGATACCCGAAAAAGAACTAA
- a CDS encoding CPBP family intramembrane glutamic endopeptidase has product MEEQPKEEIDSLENIPRKEFVPNFGNNDAPIKKDDRDMGPKLPQESLDATPLLNSKQLTIWGIIEAFAIILLQQALMVIFTKIFGIGLIVSASYSATVVLLYYIFRTNLMQKAFKIVPKGQSLKDNLILIIQGTLLCLLVALAYDFILKLLDYTPKAQQVEVLLQQKDFTLTAAYFMLVYSAPVWEEIVFRGILQDGLEKSFSPVTSIIATGTIFGLIHFDPDQMIPLILLGCIFGWMYHKSQSIFPCIIAHSFVNTLGAVNLFGGFEK; this is encoded by the coding sequence GTGGAAGAACAGCCAAAAGAAGAAATAGACTCACTCGAGAATATTCCTCGCAAAGAATTTGTTCCCAATTTTGGGAACAATGATGCCCCCATCAAAAAAGATGATCGCGACATGGGTCCTAAGCTCCCACAAGAGAGCTTAGATGCCACACCGCTATTAAACTCCAAGCAGTTAACTATTTGGGGCATCATTGAGGCTTTTGCCATTATCCTTTTACAGCAGGCGCTCATGGTGATCTTTACCAAGATTTTTGGGATCGGCCTCATCGTATCTGCTTCCTACTCAGCCACTGTGGTTTTGCTTTACTACATCTTTCGCACTAACCTCATGCAGAAAGCCTTTAAAATTGTCCCCAAAGGCCAAAGCCTCAAAGATAATCTTATCTTGATCATTCAAGGAACTCTGCTCTGCTTACTTGTCGCCCTTGCCTATGATTTCATCCTCAAACTTTTGGATTACACTCCCAAAGCTCAACAAGTTGAAGTCCTGCTCCAGCAAAAAGATTTCACTCTCACTGCCGCTTATTTCATGCTGGTTTATTCCGCCCCCGTTTGGGAAGAAATTGTTTTCCGCGGCATTCTCCAGGATGGTTTAGAAAAGAGCTTCTCACCCGTAACTTCCATTATCGCTACCGGCACAATTTTTGGCCTCATCCATTTTGACCCCGATCAAATGATCCCCCTCATTTTACTCGGCTGTATCTTTGGTTGGATGTACCACAAAAGCCAATCTATTTTCCCATGTATTATTGCCCATAGCTTTGTGAATACCCTCGGCGCCGTCAACCTCTTCGGCGGATTTGAGAAATAA